A genomic segment from Stappia indica encodes:
- a CDS encoding IclR family transcriptional regulator domain-containing protein has protein sequence MAQDDVDDVADAQADNSSDFVRSLARGLAVIKAFDRFTPAMTLSDVARKTGLPRAAAGRFLKTLVTLEYASFDGREYRLRPRVLELGMAYFSSFSFIEIANPILEAAARQVEEPCSMGVLDGAEVVYVARHTANRMMSISIALGNRYPATSTSLGRVLLGGLPDAELDALLDRSEIRQVTPLTVTDRHALREMILKGRSDGYCTAEGQLEVGIRSIAVPVRGRDGRFIAAINMGVPATRHTMESLVSQLLPVLRSAASEIEFAIRSRP, from the coding sequence ATGGCGCAGGACGATGTCGACGACGTTGCGGACGCGCAGGCGGACAACAGCTCCGATTTCGTGCGCTCGCTGGCCCGCGGCCTGGCCGTCATCAAGGCGTTCGACCGCTTCACCCCGGCAATGACCTTGAGCGACGTGGCGCGCAAGACCGGCCTGCCGCGCGCGGCCGCCGGTCGCTTCCTCAAGACGCTGGTCACGCTCGAATATGCCAGCTTCGACGGGCGCGAATACCGCCTGCGGCCGCGGGTGCTGGAGCTGGGCATGGCCTATTTCAGCTCCTTCTCCTTCATCGAGATCGCCAACCCGATCCTCGAGGCGGCGGCCAGGCAGGTCGAGGAGCCGTGCTCCATGGGTGTGCTCGACGGCGCCGAGGTGGTCTATGTCGCCCGCCACACCGCCAACCGGATGATGTCGATCAGCATCGCGCTGGGCAATCGCTACCCGGCCACCTCCACCTCGCTCGGCCGGGTGCTGCTCGGCGGCCTGCCCGATGCGGAGCTCGACGCGCTGCTCGACCGCTCTGAGATCCGCCAGGTCACGCCGCTCACCGTCACCGACCGGCATGCGCTGCGCGAGATGATCCTCAAGGGCCGTTCCGACGGCTATTGCACCGCCGAGGGCCAGCTCGAGGTCGGCATCCGCTCCATCGCCGTGCCGGTGCGCGGGCGCGACGGACGCTTCATCGCGGCGATCAACATGGGCGTTCCGGCGACCCGCCACACCATGGAAAGCCTCGTCTCGCAGCTCCTGCCGGTGTTGCGCTCGGCCGCCTCCGAGATCGAGTTCGCGATTCGCTCGCGGCCCTGA
- a CDS encoding ABC transporter ATP-binding protein, which produces MTDGTPIVVDDLHKRFNQLEVLKGISLRAEKGDVISIIGSSGSGKSTFLRCINLLERYDSGSIRVFGEELKVGRKGRVDNRQADRVRRRVGMVFQDFNLWSHRTILENLIEGPVHVLGRPRAEAVEQAEALLDKVGIHDKRGHYPAHLSGGQQQRAAIARALAMDPDVLLFDEPTSALDPELVGEVLRVMRALAEENRTMIIVTHEMRFARDVSSKVVFLHQGRVEEEGTPAQVFGDPASDRCRQFVRQSFEAA; this is translated from the coding sequence ATGACCGACGGGACGCCGATCGTCGTTGACGACCTGCACAAGCGCTTCAACCAGCTGGAGGTGCTCAAGGGCATTTCGCTGCGGGCGGAAAAGGGCGACGTCATCTCGATCATCGGCTCGAGCGGCTCGGGCAAGAGCACGTTCCTGCGCTGCATCAACCTTTTGGAGCGCTACGACAGCGGCTCGATCCGCGTCTTCGGCGAGGAGCTGAAGGTCGGACGGAAGGGCCGCGTCGACAACCGCCAGGCGGATCGGGTCCGCCGCCGCGTCGGCATGGTGTTCCAGGACTTCAACCTGTGGAGCCACCGCACCATCCTGGAAAACCTCATCGAGGGTCCGGTGCATGTGCTCGGCCGGCCGCGCGCCGAGGCGGTGGAGCAGGCGGAAGCCCTGCTCGACAAGGTCGGCATCCACGACAAGCGCGGCCACTATCCCGCGCATCTGTCCGGCGGCCAGCAGCAGCGGGCGGCCATCGCCCGCGCCCTCGCCATGGATCCGGACGTGCTGCTGTTCGACGAGCCCACCTCGGCGCTCGATCCCGAGCTCGTCGGCGAGGTGCTGCGCGTCATGCGCGCGCTCGCCGAGGAGAACCGGACGATGATCATCGTCACCCACGAGATGCGCTTCGCGCGCGACGTCTCCTCGAAGGTCGTGTTCCTGCACCAGGGCCGCGTCGAGGAGGAGGGAACCCCGGCACAGGTCTTCGGCGATCCCGCCTCCGACCGTTGTCGGCAATTCGTCCGGCAGTCCTTCGAGGCCGCCTGA
- a CDS encoding ABC transporter permease, whose translation MPDLQGFGPMLAEGTLMTVQVALLSTLFGILIGIAVAMMKLSSSRTARIAGDVYTTIVRGVPALVLILLIYFGGVRAVNGLARWLGHTEHVDINAFVAGVFALSLAFGAYATEVFRGAFQSIPKGQIEAARALGMGRLLTFRRVSLPQVWRIALPGLGNIFLVILKETALVSVIGLEELMRKTEYAVGFTRQPFTFFLAAAFIYLALTIVSMLAIQVLERRASRGLEPVGAA comes from the coding sequence ATGCCCGACTTGCAAGGCTTCGGCCCGATGCTGGCCGAGGGCACGCTGATGACCGTCCAGGTCGCCCTTCTCAGCACGCTCTTCGGCATTCTCATCGGCATCGCCGTCGCCATGATGAAACTGTCGTCGAGCCGCACGGCCCGCATCGCCGGCGACGTCTACACCACCATCGTGCGCGGCGTGCCGGCCCTGGTGCTGATCCTGCTGATCTATTTCGGCGGCGTGCGCGCGGTGAACGGCCTTGCCCGCTGGCTCGGCCATACTGAGCATGTCGACATCAACGCCTTCGTCGCCGGCGTCTTCGCCCTGTCGCTCGCCTTCGGCGCCTATGCGACCGAGGTCTTCCGCGGCGCCTTCCAGTCGATCCCCAAGGGCCAGATCGAGGCAGCGCGCGCGCTCGGCATGGGGCGCCTGCTGACCTTCCGCCGGGTGTCGCTGCCGCAGGTCTGGCGCATCGCGCTGCCGGGTCTCGGCAACATCTTCCTCGTCATCCTCAAGGAGACGGCGCTCGTCTCCGTCATCGGACTGGAGGAGCTGATGCGCAAGACCGAATACGCGGTCGGTTTCACCCGCCAGCCCTTCACCTTCTTTCTTGCCGCCGCCTTCATCTATCTCGCCCTGACCATCGTCAGCATGCTCGCCATCCAGGTGCTGGAGCGCCGGGCCTCGCGCGGCCTCGAACCTGTGGGTGCGGCATGA
- a CDS encoding transporter substrate-binding domain-containing protein, with product MTTLRMKLATLLAACGLGLGLASAAQGETLRIATEGAYPPFNFVDAKGELQGFDVEIAKALCTEMKVECTISAQAWDGIIPGLNAGQYDAVVASMSITPARLEAVNFTKPYYQAGAVLVAPKQADLAPTAESLAGKSLGVQRASTYAALIAARFPDADVRLYDKVENHNLDLVTGRIDGVVAQRIAMSNWLKSEDGATFEIKGEAMLDPEILGLGAGIAVRKSDTDLLARLDAALAAIKQNGVYDEINDRFFPFSMKPAD from the coding sequence ATGACAACGCTGCGCATGAAACTCGCCACGCTGCTCGCCGCCTGCGGCCTCGGCCTCGGCCTTGCCTCGGCGGCGCAGGGCGAAACCCTCCGCATCGCCACCGAGGGCGCCTATCCCCCGTTCAACTTCGTCGACGCCAAGGGCGAGCTGCAGGGCTTCGACGTGGAGATCGCCAAGGCGCTCTGCACTGAGATGAAGGTCGAATGCACCATCTCGGCCCAGGCCTGGGACGGCATCATCCCCGGCCTCAATGCCGGCCAGTACGACGCCGTCGTCGCCAGCATGTCGATCACCCCGGCGCGGCTCGAGGCGGTGAACTTCACCAAGCCCTACTACCAGGCTGGTGCCGTGCTGGTCGCGCCGAAGCAGGCCGACCTTGCCCCGACCGCCGAGAGCCTTGCCGGCAAGTCGCTCGGCGTGCAGCGCGCCAGCACCTATGCCGCGCTGATCGCCGCCCGCTTCCCGGATGCGGACGTGCGCCTCTACGACAAGGTCGAGAACCACAATCTCGACCTGGTGACCGGCCGCATCGACGGTGTCGTCGCGCAGCGCATCGCCATGTCGAACTGGCTGAAGTCCGAGGACGGCGCCACCTTCGAGATCAAGGGCGAGGCGATGCTCGACCCTGAAATCCTCGGCCTTGGCGCCGGCATCGCCGTGCGCAAGTCGGACACCGACCTGCTCGCCCGCCTCGATGCGGCGCTCGCCGCCATCAAGCAGAACGGCGTCTATGACGAGATCAACGACCGCTTCTTCCCGTTCAGCATGAAGCCGGCCGACTGA
- a CDS encoding ABC transporter permease translates to MNLQVMIDSFPALLSGAGLTLQLVGLALVAGFVMALAVALARLSRSPFAWMPAYGFVFFFRGTPLLVQIFLVYYGLSQFAAVRASPFWVILREPFWCALIAFSLNTAAYTAEIVRGAIQAVPRGQIEAAKAIGMSRLTRMRRIVLPQALRIGLPAYGNEVILLIKASSLASTVTLLDLTGVARTISSVNYMPVELLSMAALIYLTMTFVITRAFKLAEHLLSGDRRQPPSLAARPVAGSGAVSPGEAK, encoded by the coding sequence ATGAACCTCCAGGTGATGATCGACAGCTTTCCCGCGCTGCTCAGTGGCGCCGGCCTGACGCTGCAGCTGGTCGGCCTTGCCCTTGTCGCCGGCTTCGTCATGGCGCTCGCCGTCGCGCTTGCCCGCCTGTCGCGCAGCCCGTTCGCGTGGATGCCGGCCTACGGCTTCGTCTTCTTCTTCCGCGGCACGCCGCTCTTGGTGCAGATCTTCCTCGTCTATTACGGCCTGTCGCAATTCGCCGCCGTGCGCGCCAGCCCGTTCTGGGTGATCCTGCGCGAGCCGTTCTGGTGCGCGCTGATCGCCTTCTCGCTGAACACCGCCGCCTACACGGCGGAGATCGTGCGCGGCGCCATCCAGGCGGTGCCGCGCGGCCAGATCGAGGCGGCCAAGGCCATCGGCATGTCGCGGCTGACCCGCATGCGCCGCATCGTGCTGCCGCAGGCGCTGCGCATCGGCCTGCCGGCCTATGGCAACGAGGTGATCCTCCTGATCAAGGCGAGCTCGCTCGCCAGCACCGTCACCTTGCTCGACCTCACCGGCGTTGCCCGCACCATCAGCTCGGTCAACTACATGCCGGTCGAGCTGCTTTCCATGGCCGCGCTGATCTACCTGACGATGACCTTCGTCATCACCCGCGCCTTCAAGCTGGCCGAGCATCTTCTGTCCGGCGACCGCCGCCAGCCGCCCTCCCTCGCGGCCCGCCCCGTTGCCGGTTCCGGCGCCGTCTCCCCTGGTGAAGCGAAATGA